The Prosthecobacter sp. SYSU 5D2 nucleotide sequence ATACCACGTATGCATCAAGGAATGGGTGGCAGATCTGAGGGCGGCCATTGATTATCTGGAGACACGCGATGATGTGGATCCGCAGCAAATTAGCGGATTCGGCCTGTCATCGGGCGGGACGACCATCCTGGAGGCCGCGGTGGTGGAGCCGCGTCTGCATGCGCTGGTGGCTCTGGATGCCACGGTGATGAACACCCTGCCGTTGTCCATCACACTGTCCATGAGCGCCATGTCCGGCCTGGGGTACATCAAGCGTCTGCTCACGGGTGAGGATCTGCGGATCTCCATCGTCAAATTGCTGGATGAAGTGGAACTGGCATCGGACCCGGAGATCAACGCCCGTTTGAGAGTCGATCCTGGAAAAGTGATGGCCTTTAAAAACTTTCCGCTTCCAGGGGCAGCCCAGGCTTTTTTTGTCAGCACCATCAAGCGTGTATCAAAGATCAAGGCAGCGACTCTGGTCATCTGGGGGGAGGACGACCATCTGGATCCGGTAAGCACGGCGCATCTGCTGCATGAAAAGCTGACTTGCCAGAAAGCGATTGAAATTGTGGCAGGAAATGGTCACGCAGGCCACCTGGACAGAAACCGGAAACAAGTCTTTGATCTAACAGCCAACTGGCTTTTGAAACATCGGCCCTAGCA carries:
- a CDS encoding alpha/beta fold hydrolase, whose product is MESLTVTKLATSHATTSEGRELVKFCSLGVEIHAFFVPAAAELPGPVLIVSHGAGEFKENYLEMADHLSRRGISSLLLDMHGHGASGGRRYHVCIKEWVADLRAAIDYLETRDDVDPQQISGFGLSSGGTTILEAAVVEPRLHALVALDATVMNTLPLSITLSMSAMSGLGYIKRLLTGEDLRISIVKLLDEVELASDPEINARLRVDPGKVMAFKNFPLPGAAQAFFVSTIKRVSKIKAATLVIWGEDDHLDPVSTAHLLHEKLTCQKAIEIVAGNGHAGHLDRNRKQVFDLTANWLLKHRP